A region from the Lycium barbarum isolate Lr01 chromosome 8, ASM1917538v2, whole genome shotgun sequence genome encodes:
- the LOC132604988 gene encoding metallothionein-like protein type 2, which yields MSCNGGNCGCGSGCSCGNGGGCGMYPNLEKSTTVTIIEGVAMKNKVMVEGSVEKATEGGHGCKCGSSCQCDPCNC from the exons ATGTCTTGCAACGGAGGAAACTGTGGTTGTGGTTCTGGCTGCAGTTGCGGCAATGGTGGAGG gtgcGGCATGTACCCTAATTTGGAGAAGTCCACTACAGTTACAATCATCGAGGGAGTTGCGATGAAGAA CAAAGTAATGGTTGAGGGATCAGTTGAGAAAGCAACAGAAGGAGGGCATGGCTGCAAGTGTGGATCAAGCTGCCAGTGTGACCCTTGCAACTGTTGA
- the LOC132605876 gene encoding metallothionein-like protein type 2 isoform X1, with protein sequence MSCNGGNCGCGSGCSCGNGGGCGMYPDLEKSTTLTIIEGVAPMKNKAMVEGSVEKATEGGHGCKCGSNCQCDPCNC encoded by the exons ATGTCTTGCAACGGAGGAAACTGTGGTTGTGGTTCTGGCTGCAGTTGCGGCAATGGTGGAGG GTGCGGCATGTATCCTGATTTGGAGAAGTCCACTACCCTTACCATCATTGAGGGAGTTGCGCCAATGAAGAA CAAAGCAATGGTTGAGGGATCAGTTGAGAAAGCAACAGAAGGAGGGCATGGCTGCAAGTGTGGATCAAACTGCCAGTGTGACCCTTGCAACTGTTAA